In the genome of Drosophila yakuba strain Tai18E2 chromosome 3R, Prin_Dyak_Tai18E2_2.1, whole genome shotgun sequence, one region contains:
- the LOC6539009 gene encoding lysyl oxidase homolog 2A, giving the protein MASFRFQLLQLLLVLSQSWANNSGLNVQNNYRNMKVRLATNKAALADIQVLREGRVEVSFDFGASWGTICSTSWSMREANVVCRQLGLGYASKASQGTEHGDSRQHAWGMVGTLCRGTEQRLADCIRESHYPNLCNARNHNVSTVACVSHSADLEIGLADIERSARLEAVPMSRLTCAMEEHCVSADAYEIRRTNPHAARILLRFSVKASNVGTADVSPYANYKDWVWHQCHRHYHSMNVFATFDVYDLKYRKVAQGHKASFCLMDSECRPGVRQKYTCGNTTQGISVGCADTYTDVLDCQWVDVTRVPVNRRYILRVALNPEYKLGEISFENNGAECLLDYTGIQQTTRIFNCRRKPLWFKI; this is encoded by the exons ATGGCTTCGTTCCGGTTtcaactgctgcagctcctaCTGGTGCTCAGCCAAAGTTGGGCCAACAACAGTGGCCTAAACGTGCAGAACAATTACAGAAACATGAAGGTCCGACTGGCCACCAATAAGGCAGCGCTCGCCGACATTCAAGTCCTCCGCGAGGGACGCGTGGAGGTGAGCTTTGACTTTGGCGCCTCATGGGGAACAATTTGCAGCACTTCGTGGAGCATGCGGGAGGCAAACGTGGTGTGCCGACAGCTGGGACTGGGCTACGCTTCCAAGGCAAGCCAGGGTACGGAGCACGGGGACAGCCGCCAGCATGCGTGGGGCATGGTGGGCACTCTGTGCAGGGGAACCGAGCAGCGCCTAGCCGACTGCATCCGGGAGTCCCACTACCCGAACCTCTGCAATGCCAGAAACCACAATGTCAGCACGGTGGCCTGTGTCAGCCACTCGGCTGACCTGGAGATTGGACTGGCGGACATAGAGAGATCCGCCCGCCTGGAGGCTGTGCCCATGTCGAGGCTCACCTGCGCCATGGAAGAGCACTGTGTATCCGCCGACGCCTATGAGATCCGAAGAACGAATCCGCATGCCGCCAGAATACTGCTCCGCTTTTCCGTTAAGGCTTCTAATGTGGGCACAGCCGATGTGAGCCCTTACGCCAACTACAAGGACTGGGTGTGGCACCAGTGCCACAGACACTACCACAGCATGAATGTTTTTGCCACCTTTGATGTTTACGACCTCAAATACCGAAAGGTGGCCCAGGGACACAAGGCCTCCTTTTGCCTTATGGACTCTGAATGCCGACCAGGAGTACGGCAGAAGTACACCTGTGGCAACACCACCCAAG GCATTTCTGTGGGCTGCGCAGACACCTACACCGATGTGCTGGACTGCCAGTGGGTGGATGTCACCCGAGTGCCCGTCAACCGACGCTACATCCTGCGGGTGGCTCTCAATCCCGAGTACAAGCTGGGCGAGATATCCTTCGAAAACAATGGAGCCGAGTGCCTCCTTGATTACACTGGCATACAGCAGACCACAAGGATTTTTAACTGTCGGCGCAAGCCCCTTTGGTTTAAGATATGA
- the LOC6539010 gene encoding methylthioribose-1-phosphate isomerase, with protein sequence MSLQSIKYSRGSLEILDQLLLPGQSKYLVVRGVEDGWKVINKMQVRGAPAIAIVGCLSLAVEINPEDFETKKSLRQEIEGKLNYLVSARPTAVNMKIAADELITLANDLYKDEAINVTEMKQRFLDATEAMLKKDIADNRAIGANGAKAILQRVAETGAAPAGSTGSVRVLTHCNTGSLATAGYGTALGVVRQLAELGKLEHVYCTETRPYNQGARLTAYELVHEKFPATLVLDSMVAALLRAKNVAAVVVGADRVASNGDTANKIGTYQIAVVAKHHDVPFYVAAPLTSIDLAIPGGDHIIIEERPDREMTHVGEHRIAAPGINCWNPAFDVTPASLITGIITERGVFKPAELKEAITKLLES encoded by the exons ATGAGCCTGCAGTCGATCAAGTACTCGCGGGGCAGCCTGGAGATCCTCGACCAGCTGCTCCTGCCCGGCCAGTCCAAGTACCTGGTGGTGCGAGGCGTGGAGGATGGCTGGAAGGTCATCAACAAGATGCAG GTTCGTGGTGCGcccgccatcgccatcgttGGCTGCCTCTCCCTCGCCGTTGAAATCAACCCAGAGGACTTTGAGACCAAGAAATCACTGCGACAGGAGATCGAGGGCAAGTTGAACTATCTGGTTTCAGCCAGGCCCACGGCGGTCAACATGAAGATCGCAGCCGACGAGCTCATCACCCTGGCCAACGACCTTTACAAGGATGAGGCAATCAACGTGACCGAGATGAAGCAAAG ATTTCTGGACGCCACCGAAGCAATGCTAAAGAAAGACATTGCCGATAATCGAGCCATTGGAGCGAATGGAGCCAAGGCGATCCTGCAGCGCGTGGCAGAGACAGGTGCTGCTCCCGCTGGATCCACGGGTTCCGTCCGAGTGCTTACGCACTGCAACACGGGTTCGCTGGCCACCGCCGGGTACGGAACAGCGCTGGGAGTGGTCCGCCAACTGGCCGAGCTGGGAAAACTGG AGCACGTCTACTGCACAGAGACCCGTCCTTACAATCAGGGAGCCCGCCTCACAGCCTACGAACTGGTCCACGAGAAATTCCCCGCCACCCTGGTTCTGGATAGCATGGTGGCTGCTCTGCTGCGCGCCAAAAATGTGGCTGCTGTAGTCGTGGGAGCAGATCGG GTGGCTTCGAATGGCGACACGGCCAACAAGATTGGTACCTACCAGATTGCCGTGGTGGCCAAGCACCACGATGTGCCCTTCTACGTGGCTGCCCCTCTGACCTCCATCGATCTGGCGATTCCCGGAGGCGATCACATCATCATTGAGGAGCGGCCCGACCGGGAAATGACGCACGTGGGAGAGCACCGTATCGCTGCCCCGGGCATTAACTGCTGGAATCCCGCCTTCGATGTGACCCCTGCCTCCCTCATCACCGGCATCATCACGGAACGCGGTGTCTTCAAGCCGGCAGAACTGAAAGAGGCTATCACCAAGCTGCTTGAGTCCTAA
- the LOC6539011 gene encoding isochorismatase domain-containing protein 1 isoform X2 yields the protein MSKVRGPALYRLVPSKTLFMLCDVQEKFKPAIPLLSSLIENTTKLLAAGKILQVPLLVTEQYPERLGKTVCELDIGHACAKVSKTRFSMLVEPVRKSMTDIFGGKPKTAVLFGLETHVCVEQTAFDLVNDGIDVWLVADCCASRLNQDRDLALERLRHIGCNIATSESVIFNLLGDKNNKSFKEIASLVKKISADMQLARASKN from the exons ATGAGTAAAGTCAGAGGACCAGCTCTGTACCGCCTGGTGCCCTCGAAAACGCTCTTCATGCTGTGCGACGTGCAGGAGAAGTTCAAGCCGGCCATTCCGCTGCTGAGTTCGCTCATCGAAAACACAACTAAACTG CTGGCAGCCGGCAAGATCCTCCAGGTGCCACTGCTGGTCACCGAGCAGTATCCCGAGCGGCTGGGCAAGACCGTCTGTGAGTTGGACATCGGGCATGCCTGTGCCAAAGTTTCCAAGACCAGGTTTTCCATGCTGGTGGAGCCCGTACGTAAGAGTATGACTGATATCTTTGGTGGCAAGCCCAAGACGGCGGTGCTTTTCGGCCTGGAG ACACACGTCTGTGTGGAGCAAACGGCCTTCGACCTGGTAAATGATGGAATCGATGTCTGGCTGGTGGCCGACTGCTGTGCGTCGCGTCTTAATCAGGATCGGGATTTGGCCTTGGAGCGCCTGCGTCACATTGGCTGCAACATAGCCACCTCCGAGAGTGTGATATTTAATCTGCTGGGGGATAAGAACAACAAGTCCTTCAAGGAGATTGCTTCTCTGGTTAAGAAGATCTCCGCAGACATGCAGCTCGCACGCGCCTCAAAAAATTAA
- the LOC6539011 gene encoding isochorismatase domain-containing protein 1 isoform X1: MSKVRGPALYRLVPSKTLFMLCDVQEKFKPAIPLLSSLIENTTKLHIPFQLAAGKILQVPLLVTEQYPERLGKTVCELDIGHACAKVSKTRFSMLVEPVRKSMTDIFGGKPKTAVLFGLETHVCVEQTAFDLVNDGIDVWLVADCCASRLNQDRDLALERLRHIGCNIATSESVIFNLLGDKNNKSFKEIASLVKKISADMQLARASKN; this comes from the exons ATGAGTAAAGTCAGAGGACCAGCTCTGTACCGCCTGGTGCCCTCGAAAACGCTCTTCATGCTGTGCGACGTGCAGGAGAAGTTCAAGCCGGCCATTCCGCTGCTGAGTTCGCTCATCGAAAACACAACTAAACTG CACATTCCATTCCAGCTGGCAGCCGGCAAGATCCTCCAGGTGCCACTGCTGGTCACCGAGCAGTATCCCGAGCGGCTGGGCAAGACCGTCTGTGAGTTGGACATCGGGCATGCCTGTGCCAAAGTTTCCAAGACCAGGTTTTCCATGCTGGTGGAGCCCGTACGTAAGAGTATGACTGATATCTTTGGTGGCAAGCCCAAGACGGCGGTGCTTTTCGGCCTGGAG ACACACGTCTGTGTGGAGCAAACGGCCTTCGACCTGGTAAATGATGGAATCGATGTCTGGCTGGTGGCCGACTGCTGTGCGTCGCGTCTTAATCAGGATCGGGATTTGGCCTTGGAGCGCCTGCGTCACATTGGCTGCAACATAGCCACCTCCGAGAGTGTGATATTTAATCTGCTGGGGGATAAGAACAACAAGTCCTTCAAGGAGATTGCTTCTCTGGTTAAGAAGATCTCCGCAGACATGCAGCTCGCACGCGCCTCAAAAAATTAA
- the LOC6539008 gene encoding G protein-coupled receptor kinase 2, protein MELENIVANTVYLKAREGGSDSNKGKSKKWRKILQFPHISQCINLKDKLDISYGYVIDQQPIGRELFRLFCENKRPVYFRYITFLDEVVKYEIEYISNRIFIGHDIGRRFLDVEAQLELRNGSGGDALNAEAQEELLLNSSNANPTETAETEHCNNTTANNCNNINNSNNSNNSQHSSDINHKKLNTRNHNGDDATGNGSSHQDDGDEGVKCQDSHDDAEKGGGGEGGGGGGGGKSVHVGGYPDELVLDVLNDDLIAQVRNKLNSGGKDIFAQCVNAVKAFLAGEPFREFESSMYFHRYLQWKWLEAQPITYKTFRMYRVLGKGGFGEVCACQVRATGKMYACKKLEKKRIKKRKGESMVLIEKQILQKINSPFVVNLAYAYETKDALCLVLTIMNGGDLKFHIYNMGGDPGFELERARFYAAEVACGLQHLHKQGIVYRDCKPENILLDDHGHVRISDLGLAVEIPEGEMVRGRVGTVGYMAPEVIDNEKYAFSPDWFSFGCLLYEMIEGQAPFRMRKEKVKREEVDRRVKEDPEKYSSKFNDEAKSMCQQLLAKSIKQRLGCRNGRMGGQDVMAHPFFHSTQLNWRRLEAGMLDPPFVPDPHAVYAKDVLDIEQFSTVKGVNIDESDTNFYTKFNTGSVSISWQNEMMETECFRELNVFGPEECPTPDLQINAAPEPDKAGCFPFRRKKKQPARTQPIPIPEHLLTTSHSVSSTTVES, encoded by the exons GTGGTTCCGACAGCAACAAGGGAAAGAGCAAAAAATGGCGCAAAATATTGCAATTCCCACACATATCGCAATGCATCAACCTGAAAGACAAATTAG ACATAAGCTATGGCTACGTGATAGATCAGCAACCCATTGGTCGTGAGCTCTTCCGTCTGTTTTGCGAGAACAAACGGCCCGTCTACTTTCGCTACATCACCTTCCTGGATGAGGTGGTCAA ATACGAGATCGAGTACATCTCGAACCGCATATTCATTGGCCATGACATCGGCCGTCGCTTCTTGGATGTCGAGGCACAGCTGGAGCTGCGCAACGGCAGCGGGGGCGACGCCTTGAATGCCGAGGcgcaggaggagctgctgctcaACAGCAGCAATGCCAATCCAACTGAAACAGCTGAGACTGAACACTGCAACAATACCACCgccaacaactgcaacaacatcaacaacagcaacaacagcaacaactcgCAGCACAGCAGCGACATCAATCACAAGAAGCTGAACACGCGCAATCACAACGGCGACGACGCCACTGGGAACGGGAGCAGCCACCAGGACGACGGGGACGAGGGCGTCAAGTGCCAGGACAGCCATGATGATGCGGAAAAGGGCGGTGGCGGAGAgggaggcggcggcggtggcggcggaaAGAGTGTCCATGTGGGCGGGTATCCCGACGAACTCGTGTTGGACGTGCTCAACGATGATCTCATTGCGCAAGTGCGTAACAAACTCAACAGCGGCGGCAAGGACATCTTTGCCCAGTGTGTGAACGCGGTTAAGGCGTTCCTGGCCGGCGAGCCGTTCCGGGAGTTTGAGAGCTCTATGTATTTTCACCG ATACTTGCAGTGGAAGTGGCTTGAGGCGCAGCCAATCACCTATAAAACGTTTCGCATGTACCGGGTGCTCGGAAAGGGCGGCTTCGGCGAGGTGTGCGCCTGTCAG GTGCGGGCCACTGGGAAAATGTACGCGTGCAAAAAGCTGGAGAAAAAGCGCATCAAGAAGCGCAAGGGCGAGTCGATGGTGTTAATTGAGAAGCAGATACTGCAGAAAATCAACTCGCCGTTCGTTGTCAATCTGGCTTACGCGTACGAGACAAAGGATGCCCTCTGCCTGGTGCTGACCATAATGAATG GCGGCGATTTGAAATTCCACATTTACAACATGGGCGGCGACCCCGGCTTCGAACTGGAACGTGCCCGCTTCTATGCCGCCGAGGTGGCCTGTGGGCTGCAGCACCTGCACAAGCAGGGCATCGTCTACCGGGACTGCAAGCCGGAGAACATCCTCCTTGACGATCACGGCCATGTGCGCATTTCCGACCTGGGACTGGCCGTCGAGATACCGGAGGGCGAGATGGTGCGCGGCCGGGTGGGCACAGTGG GATACATGGCCCCCGAGGTCATCGACAACGAGAAGTACGCCTTCTCCCCGGACTGGTTCAGTTTCGGCTGCCTGCTGTACGAGATGATCGAGGGCCAGGCGCCGTTCCGGATGCGCAAGGAGAAGGTCAAGCGCGAGGAGGTGGACAGGCGCGTTAAG GAGGACCCCGAAAAGTATTCAAGCAAGTTTAATGATGAAGCCAAATCAATGTGCCAACAGCTGTTAGCTAAATCGATAAAGCAGCGCCTCGGCTGCCGCAACGGACGCATGGGCGGGCAGGATGTGATGGCCCACCCGTTTTTCCACTCCACCCAGCTCAATTGGCGTCGCCTGGAGGCTGGCATGCTGGATCCACCCTTTGTGCCAGAC CCGCACGCCGTTTACGCCAAAGATGTGCTCGATATTGAACAGTTCTCCACGGTGAAGGGCGTCAATATCGACGAATCCGACACAAATTTCTATACGAAATTCAACACAGGCTCCGTGTCCATTTCCTGGCAGAACGAGATGATGGAGACCGAGTGCTTTCGGGAACTGAATGTCTTTGGTCCCGAGGAGTGTCCCACGCCAGACTTGCAGATCAATGCAGCACCCGAGCCAGACAAGGCGGGATGTTTCCCCTTTCGCCGGAAG AAGAAGCAGCCGGCCCGCACACAGCCCATACCCATTCCGGAGCATCTGTTAACCACTAGTCACAGCGTGTCCTCCACGACGGTCGAAAGCTGA